The following coding sequences lie in one Paroedura picta isolate Pp20150507F chromosome 10, Ppicta_v3.0, whole genome shotgun sequence genomic window:
- the TRMT9B gene encoding putative tRNA methyltransferase 9B, with amino-acid sequence MEQEASQLEKKHVHGVYESTAAYFSDLQSKAWPRVRQFLLEQQPGSLIADIGCGTGKYLGVNSQVYNLGCDYCGPLVEIARNNGCEVMIGDNLNLPFRGQCFNAIISVGVIHHFSTKQRRIKAIKEMARVLVPGGQLMIYVWAMEQKTRRFEKQDVFVPWNRALCSQLLSESNKARLRSDLMHTVKPQAPHSEQRTDSEYSYPLALDRKHLHRTEGCFTEACCVKMSDEEENRFYNVLGRSFRAWFSSRSLDESTLQKPNGKVAPLKSTAGWTNRAVSIQPTRHCSLDLGSQGALLKGQGLDDYEEVFLKHLACKKREWLTASRSLRDFNGEPPALARSKNGESLFLSDPVENINNSYLFEGSSQPLSGKHFKRTSSTGSSDSIVDAAVAVEDQTAHGLDTKAFMRYYHVFREGELCALLEESVPEVHVLSSSYDHGNWCIIVEKRVKPIQG; translated from the exons ATGGAGCAGGAGGCTTCCCAGCTGGAAAAGAAACATGTGCACGGCGTCTATGAAAGCACAGCCGCCTATTTCAGTGACCTGCAGAGCAAAGCGTGGCCTCGTGTCCGACAGTTTCTCCTCGAACAACAGCCAGGAAGCCTCATCGCCGACATAG GGTGTGGGACCGGGAAGTATCTTGGTGTCAACAGCCAGGTGTACAATCTGGGGTGCGATTACTGTGGCCCTTTGGTGGAGATTGCGAGAAATAACGGTTGTGAAGTGATGATTGGTGACAACCTCAATCTTCCTTTTCGAGGCCAGTGCTTTAACGCCATCATCTCTGTCGGAG TGATTCACCACTTCTCCACGAAGCAAAGACGAATCAAAGCAATAAAGGAGATGGCCCGGGTGCTGGTCCCCGGAGGCCAGCTGATGATCTACGTCTGGGCCATGGAACAAAAGACGCGGCGCTTTGAGAAACAAGATGTGTTTGTTCCCTGGAACAGAGCCTTATGTTCCCAGCTCCTTTCCGAATCCAATAAGGCCAGGCTCAGGAGTGATCTCATGCATACTGTAAAGCCACAAGCTCCGCACTCAGAACAGCGGACAGACTCGGAGTACAGCTACCCTCTTGCCCTTGACCGGAAGCATCTTCACAGGACTGAGGGCTGCTTCACTGAAGCCTGCTGTGTGAAAATGTCTGATGAGGAAGAGAACCGATTTTACAACGTCCTGGGGCGATCCTTCCGTGCCTGGTTCTCCTCCAGATCCTTAGATGAGTCGACCTTGCAGAAACCAAACGGGAAGGTGGCGCCTTTGAAGAGCACTGCCGGGTGGACGAATCGGGCCGTGTCTATCCAGCCCACACGGCACTGCAGTTTAGATTTAGGTTCTCAGGGAGCTTTGCTGAAGGGGCAAGGGTTAGATGACTATGAGGAGGTGTTTCTAAAGCACCTTGCTTGCAAGAAAAGGGAATGGCTGACAGCCTCCAGGTCACTGAGGGACTTCAACGGCGAGCCGCCTGCGTTGGCTCGGAGTAAGAACGGGGAAAGCTTGTTTCTGAGCGATCCCGTAGAAAACATAAACAATAGCTACCTCTTTGAAGGCAGCAGTCAACCTCTTTCAGGCAAGCATTTTAAACGAACGTCATCTACGGGCTCCAGTGACTCAATTGTAGATGCTGCTGTCGCCGTGGAAGATCAGACTGCTCACGGACTGGATACAAAAGCCTTCATGCGCTACTACCATGTTTTTCGGGAAGGGGAGCTTTGCGCCCTGCTCGAAGAAAGTGTGCCTGAGGTTCACGTACTGAGCTCAAGCTACGACCATGGAAACTGGTGCATCATTGTAGAGAAAAGAGTCAAGCCAATACAAGGGTAA